From one Desulfobulbaceae bacterium genomic stretch:
- a CDS encoding YfiR family protein — protein MLIRALHMLCRRECDSLRGGGPVFFKVILVVLLVVGLSCGGGARISTCCGGVYSVEQDQIKAVYLYNFLHVVNWPEDRKPTEVSPAMVIGVLGTSLLSAALDDLAESVRKRKGTPLTVVHFGIFKEGMDLSGCRIVFVSDSEKKNFTKITSSLKHASVLTVADSEDFLAAGGMIALVERYNRVRYRINRHAASEAGLRLSSQLLKSALSVDGG, from the coding sequence GTGTTGATTCGGGCGCTACATATGCTCTGTCGACGAGAGTGTGATTCTTTAAGGGGTGGAGGCCCTGTTTTTTTTAAAGTGATTTTGGTGGTTTTACTGGTTGTTGGGCTTTCTTGTGGGGGTGGGGCGCGGATTTCTACCTGTTGTGGTGGGGTCTACTCAGTGGAGCAGGACCAAATTAAAGCGGTATACCTGTATAATTTTTTACATGTTGTGAACTGGCCTGAAGACCGTAAGCCGACGGAGGTTTCACCAGCCATGGTCATTGGTGTTCTCGGGACTTCCCTTCTATCTGCCGCCTTGGATGATTTGGCGGAAAGTGTCAGGAAGAGGAAGGGAACGCCCCTTACTGTCGTTCATTTCGGGATATTTAAGGAGGGGATGGATCTCAGCGGGTGTCGTATTGTCTTTGTCAGTGATTCGGAGAAGAAGAATTTTACTAAGATTACCTCCAGTTTGAAGCATGCGTCAGTACTGACCGTGGCCGATTCAGAGGATTTTTTGGCAGCAGGAGGGATGATTGCTCTGGTGGAGCGTTATAATCGGGTCCGCTATCGGATTAATCGTCATGCCGCGTCTGAAGCAGGCCTGCGACTGAGTTCCCAATTGCTGAAATCTGCCCTTAGTGTTGATGGGGGGTAA
- a CDS encoding pyridoxal phosphate-dependent aminotransferase, which yields MAISEKMRGFNQRSSWIRKMFEEGVRMKAQYGEDQVFDFSLGNPDLPPPPEFDQALLSLAAETAPGFHRYMPNGGYPFVREKLAARISAEQGVSISGGDVLMTCGAAGGLNVALKAILNPGDEVILLAPYFVEYDFYVDNHGGVVLVVPTGPDFELDLKTIVAAINSKTKAIIINSPNNPTGQIYSGEAIHKLGHVLEAASEKFGAIYLIADEPYRKIVYDGFTVPSVFKNYQNSIIVSSFSKDLSLPGERIGFIACHPEIDSRSELIDAMILANRILGFVNAPALMQRVVAALQDVTVDCAVYARRRELFSRILTDCGYQFFKPKGAFYIFPQSPLADEVRFVSLLQEQRVLAVPGRGFGAPGYFRLAFCVEDEVIERSASGFAKAMRQAGG from the coding sequence ATGGCTATTTCTGAAAAAATGAGGGGATTCAATCAGCGGTCCTCATGGATTCGTAAAATGTTTGAAGAGGGCGTCAGGATGAAGGCGCAGTATGGGGAAGACCAGGTCTTTGATTTTAGTCTGGGCAATCCCGACCTGCCACCGCCACCAGAATTTGATCAGGCACTTCTTTCCTTGGCAGCTGAGACTGCACCCGGCTTCCATAGGTATATGCCGAATGGAGGGTACCCCTTTGTCAGAGAGAAGCTGGCAGCCAGGATTTCTGCAGAGCAAGGAGTGTCAATTAGCGGGGGGGATGTTTTGATGACTTGCGGGGCGGCTGGGGGGCTGAATGTAGCGCTCAAGGCAATCCTGAATCCTGGTGATGAAGTAATTCTTCTGGCCCCGTATTTTGTCGAATACGACTTTTATGTCGATAACCACGGAGGTGTGGTGCTGGTTGTGCCTACCGGACCAGATTTCGAGCTTGATTTGAAGACTATCGTTGCCGCTATCAATTCGAAAACCAAGGCTATTATTATTAACAGCCCTAATAACCCGACCGGCCAGATATATTCAGGTGAGGCCATCCATAAGCTTGGCCATGTCCTGGAGGCGGCGAGTGAGAAATTCGGAGCTATCTACCTTATTGCCGACGAACCCTACCGCAAGATCGTCTATGATGGGTTCACTGTGCCTAGCGTTTTCAAGAACTACCAGAACAGTATTATTGTCTCCTCATTTTCCAAGGACCTTTCCCTCCCTGGTGAACGGATCGGTTTTATCGCCTGCCACCCTGAAATTGATAGTCGGTCCGAATTGATCGATGCCATGATACTTGCCAACCGAATTTTAGGCTTTGTCAATGCTCCGGCGCTGATGCAGCGGGTTGTTGCCGCCCTGCAGGATGTGACCGTCGATTGTGCTGTTTATGCCCGTCGGCGGGAGTTGTTTTCACGGATACTTACCGACTGTGGCTATCAGTTCTTTAAGCCCAAGGGCGCTTTCTATATCTTTCCTCAGTCGCCATTGGCCGATGAAGTCCGTTTTGTCTCTCTTCTGCAAGAGCAAAGGGTTTTGGCGGTGCCTGGCCGAGGATTTGGCGCTCCTGGTTATTTTCGTTTGGCCTTTTGTGTGGAAGATGAGGTCATCGAGCGTTCTGCTTCTGGCTTTGCCAAGGCCATGCGGCAAGCGGGTGGGTAA